The genomic window ACTAAACTGCCTATTTTTAATAGCAATGATTGAATATTTTCATTTAAATCAAATCGAAAAATATTCATTAAACATGATACAACAAACATTACAAAAGGCGGGAACAGAATTATTTTTTTCAAAATTTCCAAAGCGTTTGGACTTCCTTTTGAATAAAAAGCCGCCGTAAAAACTCCAAGTGTAGAGACAACAACAAAAGTACCGGGCTGATCAACCAACACTGCAGTTTCTAGACCTTTTTTTCCAAATAAAGCCTCAATAATTGGATATCCAAGAAAAGAGCTGTTACTCAGACCAGCAGTTAAAATCAAACATCCAATCAATTTATTCGACCAGCCATTTCTTCTTCCTAAAAAATGAAAAAACGCAAAAGCTAAAAAATAAGTAATCCACCCTGCTCCTATTGGAAACAAAAGTTCACTGCTCCATTTTATTTTCGGAATATGATATAATGTTATCGCAGGAAGACAAAAATAAATAACAATTTTATTAAGTGTCTTATAAATATGGGTGGGAAACTGTTTGACCCGCTGTAGAACTAAGCCAAGTGAAAGAAAGAGAAATATTAGTATAAAGTTGTTCATTAATTAGTTTTTAGTAGATAGTGCTTAGTACTTAGTAATTAGTTATTAGTAATTAGTTATTAGTACTTAGTCTTTAGTACTTAGTCTTTAGTACTTAGTCTTAGTACTTAGTCTTTAGTACTTAGTCTTTAGTGATTAGTAGTTTATTTTAGATCAATTTGTTAGGATTTAAATTAAAAATGACAACGCCTTTTTTGCTAAACATTTCTTTATACAATTAATGATTTTACTAATTATTATGCAAAAGTAATAATTACAAAGCATTAAAAAGCTCAACACTAATAACTAAGGAACAATAACTAAGGACCAATAACTAAGGACTAATTACTAAAGACTAAAAAAAAGTTAAATTAGTTTTTTGCATTACAAAAAGATGTAAATTTGTAACATATTTTATTACAGTATGATTTCAGGTAAATTCGCCATAACGATTCACATTCTTACTTTGCTCCATAAATTCCCAAATGATTATTTGTCATCTGAGTTTATTGCGGGAAGTATTAATTTAAATCCTGTTTTGGTGCGAAAAGAAATTGCCAATTTAAAAGCCCATCATATTGTAGAAAGTAAAGAAGGAAAAAATGGCGGTACAAAATTGGCAGTTAATGCTGCTGAACTGACTTTAAAACAAATATTCGAAATGACATTTGAAACTATTGGTTTAGGTTTTGCTAAAAATCAGCCGAATCCTGATTGTCCGGTTGGAAAAAACATCAATCAGCATTTGGAGAATTTATACAGCGAAATGAATCAGAAAGTAAGCGCACAGCTGGAGGGGATTTCATTGGAAGATTTTTCGAATCAATTTTAAAACTATTTTTTTAACCTAAACTGTAACATTTTTTATTACTAAATAAATTTATATATTATGAAAATCGCAATTATCGGAGCAACAGGATTTGTTGGCTCAGCAATTTTAAACGAATTAGCAGATAGAAAACACGAAATTACTGCAATTGCAAGAACTCCAAAAGATACTGCAAACGCCACTTGGATTGCTGCAGATATTTTTAATGTTGATGCTTTGGCAGAAATTTTAAAAGGCCACGATACAATTATTAACGCTTACAATCCAGGCTGGACAAACCCAAACATTTACGATGACTTTTTAGCAGGTTCTAAAGCGATTCAAGAAGCCGTTAAAAAATCGGGTGTAAAACGTTTTATCACAATTGGTGGTGCAGGAAGTTTGTTTGTAGCGCCAGATTTACAAGCAGTTGATACACCAAATTTTCCTAAAGAAATTTTCCCTGGTGCAAACGCCGCAAGACATTATTTAGATATTATTAAACAAGAAAAAGATTTAGATTGGGCATTTTTTAGTCCTGCTTTTGAAATGCATGCCGGAATTACAACAGGAAGAACAGGAAAATATCGTTTAGGATTAGAAAATCCAGTATTCAACGATGAACAAAGAAGTATTTTATCTGTAGAAGATTTAGCAGTTGTTATTGCTGACGAAACAGAAAATTCAAAACATCATCAAGTTAGATTTACAGCTGGATATTAATTTTTTTTAGCTACGAATTACACGAATTATAACGAATTGTTTTTGTTCCTATTTATAGCAGCTAAGTTACTCATGTCATGCTTAGTGAAGTCGAAGGATGAAAAAAAAGCGTTAAAAATTAGAGGAAATTCGAGTAATTCGTGGCAAACCTAACAGCACAGTTTCAAAGGAACAATTGTCTTTTGAAACTGTTTTTGTTTTCTGTACTTTTACAATACTAAAAAAGCATTTTGTCAAGTTTAAAGAAACAGTCGAGCAGCATTACTGAAAAAGCTGGAATTTCACCTCCCGAAATCACCAATGTTTCGGCTATCAATCAAATCAAAAACAAACGCAGGCAACAGCCTTCTTCTGAAGAATTAATTAAAGGAATTTTAGGGGGCAGCAGAACTTCTTTAAGCCGTGCCATAACTTTAATTGAAAGCACCAATCCTGATCATTTTGAAAAAGCAAGCGAAGTTGTTCAAGGCTCTTTAAAACATGCAAATAAGTCTATTCGAATTGGAATTACAGGTGTTCCCGGCGTTGGAAAAAGTACTTTTATTGAAGCTTTCGGAAAACAACTTACTGCATTAGGAAAAAAAGTCGCAGTTCTTGCTGTTGATCCCAGCAGTTCGCTTTCGCATGGAAGTATCCTTGGCGATAAAACCCGAATGGAAGAATTGGTTAAAGATGAAAATGCTTTTATCAGACCCAGTGCGTCTGGGGAAACTTTGGGCGGTGTAGCGCGTAAAACAAGAGAAACAATTATTCTTTGTGAAGCTGCAGGTTTTGATACTATTATTATCGAAACGGTTGGCGTTGGCCAAAGTGAAACCGCGGTCCACAGTATGGTTGACTTTTTTCTTTTATTGAAAATATCTGGTGCCGGCGATGAACTTCAAGGCATTAAACGCGGTATTATGGAAATGGCAGATGCAATTGTAATCAATAAAGCGGACGGAGATAATATTAAAAAAGCAAATCAGGCAAAACTTGAATTTAATAGAGCTTTACATTTATTTCCGCCAAAAAAATCAAACTGGCAGCCAAGAGTTACTACTTGCAGCTCCCTGACAAAAGACGGAATTCCTGAAGTTTGGAATACTATTTCTGAATATTTTAAATTGACCCAAGAAAGTGGCTTCTTTCAAGAAAAAAGAAACGAACAAAATCATTTTTGGATGATGGAAACCATCAACGAACAGTTGAAACAAAACTTCTACAATCAGCCAGAAATTATTTCCCTTTTAGAACAAAATAAAAAAGCAGTGCTAAATAATGAAATTTCACCTTTTGCAGCTGCTTCTGAATTATTGAAATTGTATTTTAATAAAGGTGCAAAGTAGCAAAGGTTCAAAGGAACAAAGTTTTTTCTCCGTCTCTTTGAACCTTTGTGCCTTTGTAACTCTGAGCCTTTGACCCTTTATTTGCCCTTCAGCTTATACCTACTCTCCTTATATAAATTCCCCGCTGTGATAACATGTGCCAAAGCATCTTTTGCTAATTCTTCGTTTAATTTTACAGGAATTAAAGTAGTATCATTTTTAACTTCAAATTGTAACGGTTTTAAATTTGGCTGCATAATCACAACCTGATTTTCAACTCTAAAGGCATTTATATCATTAAACTGCATAATTGCCCTTCCTTGAACTTTCGGATCTAGTTTGCTTAAATTTCTTCCCACCATTGGCGTTTCAAACGTAATTCCTAAATAACTTAATAATGTTGGCGGAATATCAATTTGACTTGCTAATCTGTTATAAACAGCTCCTTTTGAAACCCCTGGTCCCATAATAAAGGCTGGAATATGAAATTTATTTATGGGCACTAAATTCTTACCATAAGTTCTGGTATTATGATCTGCAATTACAATAAAAATGGTGTTTTTAAAATAATCCTCTTTTTTAGCCAATTCGAAGAATTTTCCAATAGAGAAATCAGCATATTTCATCGCATTATTTACTGTCGCTGCTTTTTTATCGTAAGGTTTAATTCTTCCCGAAGGATATTCAAATGGTTCGTGATTTGAAGTTGAGAACATCAATGAGAAAAATGGCTTTTTACCTTTTGATTTAAAATATTGATTGGCTTTCGTCACCAAATCTTCATCAGAATAACCCCAAGTGCCTTTAAAAGCGTACTTATTTCCATCTGACTCAAAATCTGACTGGTCAATTATGTCAGTAAAACCATTTCCATTAAAGAATGATGCCATATTATCAAAATTTGCCATTCCTCCATAAATGAAACTCGTATCGTAACCTTTGTGCTTTAAAGCATCTGCAAGAGTGAAAAATCCCTGCTGAGAATTTCCTAATCGAACAACACTTTCTGAGGGTGAAGGTAAAAATCCCGTTACAACAGCTTCGATACCGCGCACACTTCTGGTTCCTGTACAATACAAGTTGGTAAATAAAGTTCCTTCTTTTGATAATTTATCAAATTCTGGAGTTAATGGTTTACCACCAAGGATTCCAACATATTCTGCCCCTAAACTTTCTTGTAAAAAGATGACCAAATTATAAGGTTTTTTCAACAATGAATCTGGCTGTTGTACATGCAGGAATGGAATTTCGGCATCTGTAAAATCATTTGGACCGGCGATCATATATTTTTTTACACGTGCAACAGCTTCGGCTTCATCCATTTTACCATACATTTTGGTGTTTCCTTCATTTTTTATAGAATATGCTGCGAAAGCAACTGTATAAAATGAATTCAACCCTAAAGTATTAGTCAGCTGATCTGTTGAAAAAACAGCATTACTGGCATTTATAGGACGTTTTGAAGTTAAACTTGAACGTGCTCCAAAAAACAATAGGAAAGCAAGTAACGGAAATACCATCAATTTGAATTTATACTCCGTACTCGTGGTGTGAAAATATTTCTGACCTTTTTTGAAAGCAAAATAAATCACAATTCCTAAAATCAGAAAAGTAATAATTATAGAAGTCAGGTAGCTTTTTAAAAGCATTCCAACCACTTCTTTTGGATAAATAAGATAATCTAAGAAAATCTTATTGGGTCTTGTATCGTACTGCTTTATAAAATCTGGAGAAGCTAATTCTACAAAAAGGATAAAAAACAGAAACAAGAAACTGTAAATTACAAGAAACTTATTGGTGAATTTAATCCATTTATTGGGCAAAAATGTAATCAATAAAGCGGGCAGAAAAGACAAATAACAAAGTAAAATTAAATCCATTCGAAGCCCGATTGGAAAAATATACCAGAAATTTTGAGTCTCTGCTACCCTTTCTTTAAAAAGGAAAAATAAAAAGATTCGGCTTAAAGTAGTGATCAATAAACCGGCTGCTATAAAATTAAATATAGGTTTTAAAAAACTTAATTTTTTCATTAGAGAATATAATGTTTTTTACTGCGCAGTCTTTATTCTTCGTAACGGTTTACTTCGCGATCGTAGAAATCATTTGCTTTTTCGATCAAGCTTTCCATTTCTGCATTTAATTCCGCTTCATCTAAATCTTCTGGTTCTTCTAAAAATTCTACCTCATCATCTTTTAAATTAATGATAAATCTTGGGTAATCAAGGTGAATGATAAAGATATCGTCTGGAAAATCTGTATTATCTCCGAGTAAAAATTTAGGTAATTCCATATTTATTTTGTTTTATTAATTGTTATTTATATTGGATTCAAATTTAGGTATTTGAAACCGATTTTGTTATTAATCTCCTTGTTAAGTAATGAAAGCGGATGTAAAGTAAAATAGCCGCTGTAGTTAAACCTGCCAAAAGTCCAATCCAGACTCCCTGCGCTTTTAATTCTGTATGTTCTCCTAAATAATAAGATATCGGAAAACCAATAATCCAATAGGCAGCAAAAGTAATATACATTGGAATTTTAACATCCTGCAAACCACGTAATGCACCTAGAACTACGACTTGAATTCCGTCAGAAATTTGAAAAACCGCTGCGATTAAAAGTAATTTTGATGCGATACTTATTACTTCTTCGTTATCCAAAATTTGTCCTGTATTTTCCATATTCAAAAAGATATACGGCAGATAATCATGAAAAATAATAAAGAATATTGCAAAAACTGTTTCTAGTATAATGGCAAGCAAGAAAATAGATCTCGCTACAACTATCAGTTTTTTATAATCCATTAAACCTCTTTGATTACTAACTCGAATCATCGAAGTTACACTTAATCCCATTGCAAACATAAAAGTCATCGATGCGAGACTCAAAGCAATTTGATTGGCTGCCTGACTCGTTTTTCCGATATTACCGCAAAGCCAGATAGAAGCCGTAAATAATACCACTTCGAAAAGCATCTGCATAGCCGATGGAAATCCGATACTAATGATTTTTTTAATTGTTGATTTCTTGATTTCGTCGAAACTAAAGTTTTTAAAGAATCGTTTTAAATCATTTCTTCTTGAAAGCATAATATGCATGAACATCACCAAAAATATTCTAGAAATTACGGTACCAAGTGCCGCGCCAATAATTCCCATTTTCGGAAAAATCCAAATTCCGTAAATCAAAACATAATTAATACCTACGTGAAGCACGTTTGCCATTACCATTGCATACATCGAATATTTGGTCATCGACATTCCGTCTGCAAACTGTTTATATCCTTGATACATTATTAGCGGAATCAACGAAAAAGCTACCCAGCCTAAATATGGTTTTGCCAGCACAATTACATCTGCAGGCTGTTCCAATAATTCCATAATTGGTTTTGCAAACATAATTACTCCAAAAAGAAATAATCCTAAAATGGTACAAAGGAATAAACCGTGGTGAAATGCAGAACGAATTTTATCGTCATTTTTTTCTGCATCTCCCTCTGCAACAATTGGTGTAATTGCTGTTGAAAATCCAATTCCAAGAGACATTGCAATGAAAATCATACTGTTACCAAGAGAAACCGCGGCAAGTTCTGTACTTCCCAATTTACCCACCATAATATTATCGACTATACCGATTAAAGTATGGCCGACCATTCCTAAAATAATAGGATATGCTAGTCTTAAATTATACGAAAACTCTCTGGTGTACTGCTTTAAATTCACTTGTAATCAATTTTAGTCGGCAAAGATAATCAGAAGCTTCGAATTCTATCCTATTAATAAAAATATAAGGTATTATTAAGGGTAAAATAAGCATACCATAATATTATATAACGATTTTTAAAAATTATATAACAAGCTCAAAAGTGCTCTATTTTACTTTTACATCATTAATAATTCAAAATTATAAGCCATGAAAAAATTACAGATTATTTGCCTAGCTGCTTTTGCTTTTTTATTCTCTAACACAACTTTTGCTCAAGAAACAGAAGCAACAAATTACGATCAAGGATTTAGATTAGGATTTGGAGTAAATGGAGGACTTCCAACAGACAACGATTACGACTGGGCTCTTGGCGGAGACGTTCGTTTACAATATGACCTTTCTAAAAAGACATCATTAACCTTAACAACAGGATTTACTAATTTATTTAACGGTAAAAAAGATGCCGCTGGAAATGACATAAAAGATCTTGGATTTATTCCAGCTAAAGCAGGTTTTAAAGCCTTTGTTTTAAAAGATCAATTTTATGTGCTAGGAGAACTGGGTGCTGGTTTTGCTGTAACAAATGGTTACAATAACACTACTTTTTTATGGGCGCCAGGAATTGGATATGCCAATAAATACATCGACTTAAGTGTTCGTTACGAAGATTATCATGATTTTAGAACCAACCAAGTAGCACTTCGTGTTGCATACGGTTTTAAACTTTAAAAAATAGGTTTAATTTATTATTTTGTTTTTGGTAAAAACCCGACAGCTCGCATAGTCTGTCGGGTTTTTTATTTTATAAAATCTATTCATACCAAAATTAAACCCGACAGATTTTAAAAACCTGTC from Flavobacterium fluviale includes these protein-coding regions:
- a CDS encoding AEC family transporter translates to MNNFILIFLFLSLGLVLQRVKQFPTHIYKTLNKIVIYFCLPAITLYHIPKIKWSSELLFPIGAGWITYFLAFAFFHFLGRRNGWSNKLIGCLILTAGLSNSSFLGYPIIEALFGKKGLETAVLVDQPGTFVVVSTLGVFTAAFYSKGSPNALEILKKIILFPPFVMFVVSCLMNIFRFDLNENIQSLLLKIGSLVTPLALLSVGLQLTFDRKSQHWKFLRLGLFFKLILVPFVIFVLYVFIFNQRSEVIKITLMQTAMAPMITGAILASTYGLKPKLSSMMIGFGIPISFVTLAVWYFVLSFI
- a CDS encoding RrF2 family transcriptional regulator is translated as MISGKFAITIHILTLLHKFPNDYLSSEFIAGSINLNPVLVRKEIANLKAHHIVESKEGKNGGTKLAVNAAELTLKQIFEMTFETIGLGFAKNQPNPDCPVGKNINQHLENLYSEMNQKVSAQLEGISLEDFSNQF
- the meaB gene encoding methylmalonyl Co-A mutase-associated GTPase MeaB, whose translation is MSSLKKQSSSITEKAGISPPEITNVSAINQIKNKRRQQPSSEELIKGILGGSRTSLSRAITLIESTNPDHFEKASEVVQGSLKHANKSIRIGITGVPGVGKSTFIEAFGKQLTALGKKVAVLAVDPSSSLSHGSILGDKTRMEELVKDENAFIRPSASGETLGGVARKTRETIILCEAAGFDTIIIETVGVGQSETAVHSMVDFFLLLKISGAGDELQGIKRGIMEMADAIVINKADGDNIKKANQAKLEFNRALHLFPPKKSNWQPRVTTCSSLTKDGIPEVWNTISEYFKLTQESGFFQEKRNEQNHFWMMETINEQLKQNFYNQPEIISLLEQNKKAVLNNEISPFAAASELLKLYFNKGAK
- a CDS encoding MATE family efflux transporter, which encodes MNLKQYTREFSYNLRLAYPIILGMVGHTLIGIVDNIMVGKLGSTELAAVSLGNSMIFIAMSLGIGFSTAITPIVAEGDAEKNDDKIRSAFHHGLFLCTILGLFLFGVIMFAKPIMELLEQPADVIVLAKPYLGWVAFSLIPLIMYQGYKQFADGMSMTKYSMYAMVMANVLHVGINYVLIYGIWIFPKMGIIGAALGTVISRIFLVMFMHIMLSRRNDLKRFFKNFSFDEIKKSTIKKIISIGFPSAMQMLFEVVLFTASIWLCGNIGKTSQAANQIALSLASMTFMFAMGLSVTSMIRVSNQRGLMDYKKLIVVARSIFLLAIILETVFAIFFIIFHDYLPYIFLNMENTGQILDNEEVISIASKLLLIAAVFQISDGIQVVVLGALRGLQDVKIPMYITFAAYWIIGFPISYYLGEHTELKAQGVWIGLLAGLTTAAILLYIRFHYLTRRLITKSVSNT
- a CDS encoding LTA synthase family protein → MDLILLCYLSFLPALLITFLPNKWIKFTNKFLVIYSFLFLFFILFVELASPDFIKQYDTRPNKIFLDYLIYPKEVVGMLLKSYLTSIIITFLILGIVIYFAFKKGQKYFHTTSTEYKFKLMVFPLLAFLLFFGARSSLTSKRPINASNAVFSTDQLTNTLGLNSFYTVAFAAYSIKNEGNTKMYGKMDEAEAVARVKKYMIAGPNDFTDAEIPFLHVQQPDSLLKKPYNLVIFLQESLGAEYVGILGGKPLTPEFDKLSKEGTLFTNLYCTGTRSVRGIEAVVTGFLPSPSESVVRLGNSQQGFFTLADALKHKGYDTSFIYGGMANFDNMASFFNGNGFTDIIDQSDFESDGNKYAFKGTWGYSDEDLVTKANQYFKSKGKKPFFSLMFSTSNHEPFEYPSGRIKPYDKKAATVNNAMKYADFSIGKFFELAKKEDYFKNTIFIVIADHNTRTYGKNLVPINKFHIPAFIMGPGVSKGAVYNRLASQIDIPPTLLSYLGITFETPMVGRNLSKLDPKVQGRAIMQFNDINAFRVENQVVIMQPNLKPLQFEVKNDTTLIPVKLNEELAKDALAHVITAGNLYKESRYKLKGK
- a CDS encoding NAD(P)-dependent oxidoreductase; this encodes MKIAIIGATGFVGSAILNELADRKHEITAIARTPKDTANATWIAADIFNVDALAEILKGHDTIINAYNPGWTNPNIYDDFLAGSKAIQEAVKKSGVKRFITIGGAGSLFVAPDLQAVDTPNFPKEIFPGANAARHYLDIIKQEKDLDWAFFSPAFEMHAGITTGRTGKYRLGLENPVFNDEQRSILSVEDLAVVIADETENSKHHQVRFTAGY